In the Oryza glaberrima chromosome 6, OglaRS2, whole genome shotgun sequence genome, one interval contains:
- the LOC127775503 gene encoding methyl-CpG-binding domain-containing protein 2-like — protein sequence MRTFQGHNPNTMKVHSRKSQPSKKKPREFYDTVEVHIIDDDSDGDATIHKDYSMEDTSKHLVMYNPEITYDKQGEVEVTEPIDNYTSLNQRYMKPRHGYNTVLPSIGAYTVQCAHCFKWRIIPTKEKYEEIRENICQDVFVCERAREWNRVISCVDPEDISQDGSRVWAIDKASISQTPPGWDREVRIRGEGCSKFADVYYTSPTGKKLRSLVEVGRYLAENPHYIRQGVNLTQFSFATPKPLQEDCVRKHTYAATPELPELLETAQVDPLCWAPPTRSELLGELGASTSRSVDVSQSEVSYPVDLHQPEESAPLPPRTKKKTMKRGRVSATGPQSTPPGSSKDQSGGCVSDVEFVSL from the exons ATGAGGACTTTCCAAGGTCATAACCCCAACACTATGAAAGTTCATTCTCGCAAGTCTCAACCTTCAAAAAAGAAGCCTCGCGAGTTCTATGACACTGTTGAGGTACACATTATTGATGATGACAGTGATGGTGATGCGACTATCCACAAGGATTACTCAATGGAAGACACATCAAAGCACCTTGTCATGTACAATCCTGAGATCACGTATGACAAACAAGGGGAAGTTGAAGTTACTgagcctatagataactatACTTCGCTGAACCAAAGATACATGAAGCCAAGACACGGATATAACACTGTTTTACCATCTATCGGTGCTTACACCGTGCAATGTGCTCACTGCTTCAAATGGAGGATCATCCCAACAAAAGAGAAATATGAAGAGATACGTGAGAATATTTGTCAGGATGTGTTTGTATGTGAAAGAGCTCGTGAATGGAACCGTGTTATATCTTGCGTTGATCCTGAAGATATATCACAGGATGGAAGTAGGGTGTGGGCGATTGACAAGGCAAGCATTTCCCAGACTCCTCCTGGCTGGGATAGAGAGGTCAGAATCAGAGGAGAGGGTTGCAGCAAGTTTGCAGATGT GTACTACACTTCTCCAACTGGGAAGAAGTTGAGGTCATTGGTAGAAGTTGGGAG GTACTTGGCAGAGAACCCACACTACATTAGGCAAGGGGTTAACTTAACCCAGTTCTCTTTCGCCACCCCCAAGCCTCTGCAAGAAGACTGTGTCAGGAAGCATACATATGCAGCAACTCCTGAATTACCAGAGCTTCTTGAGACTGCGCAAG TGGATCCACTCTGCTGGGCACCCCCTACACGCAGCGAACTGCTTGGTGAGCTTGGCGCTTCAACCTCAAGATCTGTTGATGTCAGCCAGTCTGAGGTGTCATACCCTGTAGACTTGCACCAGCCCGAGGAGTCTGCGCCACTACCTCCACGCACAAAGAAGAAAACTATGAAACGAGGGCGAGTGTCAGCAACGGGGCCTCAATCGACTCCACCTGGTTCATCCAAAGATCAGTCTGGAGGATGCGTAAGCGACGTCGAGTTTGTTTCGCTGTGA